A window of Peromyscus eremicus chromosome 7, PerEre_H2_v1, whole genome shotgun sequence contains these coding sequences:
- the Tex12 gene encoding testis-expressed protein 12 isoform X1: MGSRLAWFMCLYLQSMMANHLVKPDSRNCKRSRESEPQVSDSPQVPSLGKSDSSFSECSGLLYKEETLEKDLSDMSKEINLMLSTYAKLLSERAAVDASYIDELDGLFKEANSIENFLEQKREFVRQRFTLITNTLHK; encoded by the exons ATGGGTTCCAGGCTAGCTTGGTTTATGTG TTTGTACCTCCAGAGTATGATGGCAAACCACCTCGTAAAACCTGATTCTAGAAACTGCAAGAGGTCAAGAGAATCGGAG ccTCAGGTGTCAGATAGTCCACAAGTACCCTCTCTTGGAAAATCGGATTCTTCTTTCTCTGAATGTTCTGGACTCCTTTATAAAGAGGAAACCCTGGAGAAGGATTTGAGTG ATATGAGCAAGGAAATTAATCTGATGTTGTCTACATATGCAAAGCTTTTGAG TGAGAGAGCAGCAGTAGATGCATCTTACATTGACGAGCTAGATGGACTCTTCAAAGAAGCCAATAGTATTGAAAACTTTCTGGAGCAAAAAAGAGAGTTCGTGAGGCAGAGGTTCACATTGATTACCAACACCCTGCACAA
- the Tex12 gene encoding testis-expressed protein 12 isoform X2, with amino-acid sequence MMANHLVKPDSRNCKRSRESEPQVSDSPQVPSLGKSDSSFSECSGLLYKEETLEKDLSDMSKEINLMLSTYAKLLSERAAVDASYIDELDGLFKEANSIENFLEQKREFVRQRFTLITNTLHK; translated from the exons ATGATGGCAAACCACCTCGTAAAACCTGATTCTAGAAACTGCAAGAGGTCAAGAGAATCGGAG ccTCAGGTGTCAGATAGTCCACAAGTACCCTCTCTTGGAAAATCGGATTCTTCTTTCTCTGAATGTTCTGGACTCCTTTATAAAGAGGAAACCCTGGAGAAGGATTTGAGTG ATATGAGCAAGGAAATTAATCTGATGTTGTCTACATATGCAAAGCTTTTGAG TGAGAGAGCAGCAGTAGATGCATCTTACATTGACGAGCTAGATGGACTCTTCAAAGAAGCCAATAGTATTGAAAACTTTCTGGAGCAAAAAAGAGAGTTCGTGAGGCAGAGGTTCACATTGATTACCAACACCCTGCACAA